A genomic stretch from Erigeron canadensis isolate Cc75 chromosome 9, C_canadensis_v1, whole genome shotgun sequence includes:
- the LOC122581688 gene encoding ankyrin repeat-containing protein At5g02620-like isoform X1 — protein sequence MEKQISFRLGKMEKQQSFRASAMEKQKSFRIAMGRQMSFKKPKESPGKRGDSMLHLACRGGNLGKVIEILQNLGLDALSKQNQEGETPLYVAAECGHSNIVAQFLKHLDLQTASIAANNGYDPFHIAAKQGHFEVLKELLSSFPNLVMTTDSANSTALHTAASQGHFDVVNLLLDADSNLAKIARNNGKTVLHTAARMGHLEVAKAVLNRDPSISFRIDKKGQTALHMAVKGQNMDMVIELIKPDPTVLSLEDNKGNTALHIATKKSRTKIVKCLLSFENINVNAVNKAGETPLDIAENLKITEMVNILREAGASHSNDFGKPPSAAKQLKQTVSDIKHDVHSQIRQTRQTGFRVRKIAKKVKKLHINGLNNAINSATVVAVLIATVAFAAIFTVPGQYVEVEKDGFSLGQANIAKNAAFIMFFLFDSLALFISLAVVVVQTSIVVIEEKAKRKLMFVINKLMWLACLFISISFISLTYVVVGAHERWLAIYASVVGATIMLTTIGSMCYCVVRHRMEETKMRSIRRAETNSHSFSMSVASDPEIYNEKYKRMYAV from the exons ATGGAAAAACAGATTAGTTTTAGGTTAGGAAAGATGGAAAAACAGCAGAGTTTTCGGGCTTCTGCGATGGAAAAACAAAAGAGTTTTAGGATAGCAATGGGAAGACAGATGAGTTTTAAGAAACCAAAAGAATCACCTGGAAAAAGAGGGGATTCTATGCTTCATTTGGCTTGTAGGGGTGGGAATTTAGGAAAAGTCATTGAAATCTTGCAAAATCTTGGTCTCGATGCActatcaaaacaaaatcaagAAGGGGAGACACCTCTTTATGTTGCTGCTGAGTGTGGACATTCTAATATTGTAGCTCAGTTTTTAAAACATCTTGATCTGCAAACTGCTTCAATTGCTGCAAATAATGGCTATGATCCCTTTCATATTGCTGCAAAACAGGGTCATTTTG AGGTTTTAAAGGAACTATTGAGCTCTTTCCCGAATCTGGTAATGACTACAGATTCAGCCAATTCAACTGCTTTACATACAGCAGCTTCTCAAGGACATTTTGATGTGGTTAACCTGCTTCTTGATGCTGACTCAAATCTTGCCAAGATAGCTAGAAACAACGGTAAAACCGTGCTTCATACTGCAGCGAGAATGGGTCATTTGGAAGTGGCAAAAGCTGTGTTAAACAGGGATCCGAGTATCAGTTTCAGGATTGATAAGAAAGGCCAAACTGCTTTGCACATGGCAGTTAAGGGTCAAAATATGGACATGGTGATTGAGTTAATCAAACCTGATCCAACTGTTTTGAGTTTGGAAGATAACAAGGGGAATACAGCTCTTCATATTGCAACGAAGAAGAGCCGTACTAAG ATTGTGAAATGCCTGCTGTCATTTGAGAACATCAACGTCAATGCAGTTAACAAAGCGGGGGAGACGCCTCTTGACATTGcagaaaacttgaaaattacGGAAATGGTCAATATTCTAAGGGAGGCAGGAGCTAGCCACTCTAACGACTTTGGAAAACCACCAAGTGCCGCCAAACAGCTCAAGCAAACAGTGAGTGACATAAAACATGATGTTCACTCCCAAATTAGACAAACTCGTCAAACTGGATTTAGGGTTCGCAAGATTGCAAAGAAGGTGAAAAAGCTCCACATAAACGGGCTTAATAATGCCATCAATTCAGCCACTGTAGTAGCTGTGCTTATAGCCACAGTTGCTTTTGCAGCCATTTTTACTGTACCAGGCCAATATGTTGAGGTGGAAAAAGATGGGTTTTCTCTCGGCCAGGCAAATATAGCAAAGAACGCTGCATTTATTATGTTCTTTCTGTTTGACAGCTTAGCCCTGTTCATTTCCTTGGCGGTTGTGGTGGTTCAGACATCTATTGTGGTGATTGAAGAGAAGGCTAAGAGGAAACTAATGTTTGTGATTAACAAGCTCATGTGGTTGGCATGCctatttatatctatttcaTTTATTTCACTTACTTATGTGGTTGTGGGGGCCCACGAGAGGTGGCTTGCCATTTATGCCTCTGTGGTTGGTGCCACAATTATGCTTACTACAATTGGGTCGATGTGTTATTGTGTTGTAAGGCATAGGATGGAGGAGACTAAGATGAGGAGTATAAGACGGGCCGAGACTAATTCACATTCTTTTTCAATGTCTGTGGCATCAGATCCTGAGATTTATAATGAGAAATACAAGAGAATGTATGCTGTTTAG
- the LOC122581688 gene encoding ankyrin repeat-containing protein At5g02620-like isoform X2, whose amino-acid sequence MEKQISFRLGKMEKQQSFRASAMEKQKSFRIAMGRQMSFKKPKESPGKRGDSMLHLACRGGNLGKVIEILQNLGLDALSKQNQEGETPLYVAAECGHSNIVAQFLKHLDLQTASIAANNGYDPFHIAAKQGHFEVLKELLSSFPNLVMTTDSANSTALHTAASQGHFDVVNLLLDADSNLAKIARNNGKTVLHTAARMGHLEVAKAVLNRDPSISFRIDKKGQTALHMAVKGQNMDMVIELIKPDPTVLSLEDNKGNTALHIATKKSRTKIVKCLLSFENINVNAVNKAGETPLDIAENLKITEMVNILREAGASHSNDFGKPPSAAKQLKQTVSDIKHDVHSQIRQTRQTGFRVRKIAKKVKKLHINGLNNAINSATVVAVLIATVAFAAIFTVPGQYVEVEKDGFSLGQANIAKNAAFIMFFLFDSLALFISLAVVVVQTSIVVIEEKAKRKLMFVINKLMWHRMEETKMRSIRRAETNSHSFSMSVASDPEIYNEKYKRMYAV is encoded by the exons ATGGAAAAACAGATTAGTTTTAGGTTAGGAAAGATGGAAAAACAGCAGAGTTTTCGGGCTTCTGCGATGGAAAAACAAAAGAGTTTTAGGATAGCAATGGGAAGACAGATGAGTTTTAAGAAACCAAAAGAATCACCTGGAAAAAGAGGGGATTCTATGCTTCATTTGGCTTGTAGGGGTGGGAATTTAGGAAAAGTCATTGAAATCTTGCAAAATCTTGGTCTCGATGCActatcaaaacaaaatcaagAAGGGGAGACACCTCTTTATGTTGCTGCTGAGTGTGGACATTCTAATATTGTAGCTCAGTTTTTAAAACATCTTGATCTGCAAACTGCTTCAATTGCTGCAAATAATGGCTATGATCCCTTTCATATTGCTGCAAAACAGGGTCATTTTG AGGTTTTAAAGGAACTATTGAGCTCTTTCCCGAATCTGGTAATGACTACAGATTCAGCCAATTCAACTGCTTTACATACAGCAGCTTCTCAAGGACATTTTGATGTGGTTAACCTGCTTCTTGATGCTGACTCAAATCTTGCCAAGATAGCTAGAAACAACGGTAAAACCGTGCTTCATACTGCAGCGAGAATGGGTCATTTGGAAGTGGCAAAAGCTGTGTTAAACAGGGATCCGAGTATCAGTTTCAGGATTGATAAGAAAGGCCAAACTGCTTTGCACATGGCAGTTAAGGGTCAAAATATGGACATGGTGATTGAGTTAATCAAACCTGATCCAACTGTTTTGAGTTTGGAAGATAACAAGGGGAATACAGCTCTTCATATTGCAACGAAGAAGAGCCGTACTAAG ATTGTGAAATGCCTGCTGTCATTTGAGAACATCAACGTCAATGCAGTTAACAAAGCGGGGGAGACGCCTCTTGACATTGcagaaaacttgaaaattacGGAAATGGTCAATATTCTAAGGGAGGCAGGAGCTAGCCACTCTAACGACTTTGGAAAACCACCAAGTGCCGCCAAACAGCTCAAGCAAACAGTGAGTGACATAAAACATGATGTTCACTCCCAAATTAGACAAACTCGTCAAACTGGATTTAGGGTTCGCAAGATTGCAAAGAAGGTGAAAAAGCTCCACATAAACGGGCTTAATAATGCCATCAATTCAGCCACTGTAGTAGCTGTGCTTATAGCCACAGTTGCTTTTGCAGCCATTTTTACTGTACCAGGCCAATATGTTGAGGTGGAAAAAGATGGGTTTTCTCTCGGCCAGGCAAATATAGCAAAGAACGCTGCATTTATTATGTTCTTTCTGTTTGACAGCTTAGCCCTGTTCATTTCCTTGGCGGTTGTGGTGGTTCAGACATCTATTGTGGTGATTGAAGAGAAGGCTAAGAGGAAACTAATGTTTGTGATTAACAAGCTCATGTG GCATAGGATGGAGGAGACTAAGATGAGGAGTATAAGACGGGCCGAGACTAATTCACATTCTTTTTCAATGTCTGTGGCATCAGATCCTGAGATTTATAATGAGAAATACAAGAGAATGTATGCTGTTTAG
- the LOC122583462 gene encoding polygalacturonase-like → MIITCMIITSALVLAATAAVPRVINVVKLGAIADGETDATLPFHSAWASACSSTKPATIYVPVGRYFLRSGYFHGEKCKNKGVHFVIDGTLVAPDYRNTSTNNSWIRFDKVIGVSISGGNLDGRGDSLWACKRSSGHDCPPGAPNLEFTNSRNIVITKVTSINSQKFHMIIKDCQYVELQGITISAPGNSPNTDGIHIEFSTGITVINSRISTGDDCVSIGPGSSNLWIESISCGPGHGVSIGSLGWTVQEAGVKNVTVKTATFTSTENGVRIKTWARESNGFVKGVVFEDLTMVNVDHPVIIDQNYCPHEERNCPKQVAGVTISDVRYEDIRGTSANHIGVKLDCSKEHPCIGIKMDDVKLSYKNGPAQIYCVNAHGNASDSGSAVVHHIMASPSPSCFLED, encoded by the exons ATGATAATCACTTGCATGATCATAACATCTGCTCTTGTTTTAGCAGCAACAGCAGCCGTTCCGAGAGTCATTAACGTCGTGAAGTTAGGAGCCATAGCCGACGGTGAAACAGACGCAACGTTGCCGTTTCATTCTGCATGGGCTTCTGCATGCTCTTCTACTAAACCGGCCACTATTTATGTCCCCGTTGGGAGGTATTTTCTTCGGTCCGGTTACTTCCATggtgaaaaatgcaaaaacaaggGTGTACACTTTGTTATTGATGGCACCCTTGTTGCTCCTGACTACCGAAATACGAGTACTAATAATAGCTGGATTCGGTTTGATAAGGTTATTGGTGTATCTATCTCTGGTGGAAATTTAGATGGTCGCGGTGATTCCCTTTGGGCTTGCAAACGTTCTTCGGGTCATGATTGTCCCCCTGGTGCACCT AATTTAGAGTTTACCAATTCAAGAAACATTGTGATCACGAAAGTCACCTCAATAAACAGCCAAAAGTTTCACATGATTATCAAAGATTGCCAATATGTTGAGCTCCAAGGGATAACCATATCTGCCCCTGGAAACAGCCCCAACACGGACGGCATCCACATTGAATTCTCTACCGGTATCACCGTTATCAACTCTCGAATTTCTACTGGGGACGATTGTGTATCCATAGGACCGGGTTCATCTAACTTATGGATTGAAAGTATTTCGTGTGGCCCTGGACATGGTGTCAGCATCGGCAGTTTAGGGTGGACCGTACAG GAGGCTGGAGTGAAGAACGTGACAGTGAAGACGGCGACATTTACCTCAACCGAAAATGGAGTCAGGATCAAGACATGGGCTAGGGAAAGCAACGGGTTCGTAAAAGGAGTTGTGTTCGAAGATTTGACAATGGTAAACGTTGATCATCCAGTGATCATTGACCAGAATTACTGTCCTCACGAGGAGCGAAATTGCCCTAAACAAGTAGCTGGAGTAACGATCTCAGATGTTCGTTATGAAGACATCCGTGGAACGTCCGCGAACCATATAGGGGTGAAACTTGATTGCAGCAAGGAGCATCCATGCATTGGGATTAAAATGGATGATGTCAAATTAAGTTATAAGAATGGACCTGCTCAAATATATTGCGTCAATGCTCACGGAAACGCTAGTGATAGTGGTTCCGCCGTTGTCCATCACATCATGGCTTCACCTTCACCGTCTTGTTTCTTAGAAGATTGA